One segment of Fusobacterium massiliense DNA contains the following:
- the mscL gene encoding large-conductance mechanosensitive channel protein MscL encodes MKFFEEFKSFVMRGNLIDMAVGVIIGGAFGKIVTSLVNDVIMPIFGIILGNIDISSLEYKIGTPVEGVEQAAIRYGMFLQDVINFLIIAFCIFIFIKIMNKLHKKKEEAPAPPKPSNEEILLTEIRDALNNIAKK; translated from the coding sequence ATGAAATTTTTTGAAGAATTTAAGTCATTTGTAATGAGAGGAAACCTAATAGATATGGCTGTTGGGGTAATCATAGGGGGTGCTTTTGGAAAGATAGTGACTAGTCTTGTTAATGATGTAATAATGCCAATATTTGGAATTATTTTAGGTAACATAGATATATCTAGTCTTGAATATAAAATAGGCACTCCGGTTGAAGGGGTTGAACAAGCTGCAATAAGATATGGAATGTTTTTACAAGATGTAATAAACTTTTTAATTATAGCTTTTTGTATCTTTATTTTTATCAAAATAATGAATAAATTACATAAAAAGAAAGAAGAAGCACCAGCTCCACCAAAACCATCAAATGAAGAAATATTATTAACAGAAATTAGAGATGCTTTAAATAATATTGCTAAAAAATAA
- the mnmA gene encoding tRNA 2-thiouridine(34) synthase MnmA, protein MGNTNNITDELKKYLEFKEENKGKKIGVAMSGGVDSSTVAYILKQQGYDIFGVTMKTFKDEDSDAKKVCDDLGIEHYVLDVRDEFREKVMDYFVNEYMNGRTPNPCMVCNRHIKFGKLLDFIIEKGADFMATGHYTRLKKGFLSVGDDANKDQVYFLSQIKKEKLSKIMFPVGDLEKPKLRELAKFLGVRVYSKKDSQEICFVDDGKLKEFLIEKTQGEAEKVGNIVDKTGKILGKHKGFSFYTIGQRKGLGISTEEPLYVLEFDKKTNSIIVGSNEDLQKDELIATNLNLFLVNSIENLDGLECFAKTRSRDILHKCVLTKIGDKFKVKFIENKVRAVTPGQGIVFYNAEGIVIAGGFIEK, encoded by the coding sequence ATGGGAAACACAAATAATATTACAGATGAATTAAAAAAGTATTTAGAATTTAAAGAAGAAAATAAAGGAAAGAAAATAGGAGTTGCAATGAGTGGAGGAGTTGATAGCTCAACGGTTGCATATATTCTAAAACAACAAGGATACGATATTTTTGGTGTTACAATGAAGACTTTCAAAGATGAAGATTCTGATGCAAAAAAAGTCTGTGATGATTTAGGAATAGAGCATTATGTTCTAGATGTTAGAGATGAATTCAGAGAAAAGGTAATGGATTATTTTGTAAACGAATATATGAATGGGAGAACTCCTAATCCTTGTATGGTTTGCAATAGACATATAAAATTTGGAAAGCTTCTTGATTTTATAATAGAAAAAGGTGCAGATTTTATGGCAACAGGTCACTATACTAGGTTAAAAAAAGGTTTTCTTAGTGTTGGAGATGATGCAAACAAAGATCAAGTATATTTTTTGTCTCAAATAAAAAAAGAGAAGCTATCAAAGATAATGTTTCCGGTAGGGGATTTAGAAAAACCAAAACTTAGAGAACTTGCAAAATTCCTTGGAGTTAGAGTCTACTCAAAGAAAGATTCACAAGAAATATGTTTTGTTGATGATGGAAAACTAAAAGAATTTTTAATAGAAAAAACACAAGGTGAAGCAGAAAAAGTTGGAAATATAGTGGATAAAACAGGGAAAATCTTAGGAAAACATAAAGGTTTTTCATTTTATACTATTGGACAAAGAAAAGGTTTAGGGATTTCAACAGAAGAGCCTTTATATGTTTTAGAATTTGATAAAAAAACAAATTCTATAATAGTTGGAAGTAATGAAGATTTACAAAAAGATGAATTGATAGCAACAAACTTAAATTTATTTTTAGTTAATTCAATAGAAAACTTAGATGGATTAGAATGTTTTGCAAAAACTAGATCGAGAGATATTTTACATAAATGTGTATTGACAAAAATCGGAGATAAATTTAAAGTGAAATTTATAGAAAATAAAGTTAGAGCTGTTACACCTGGTCAAGGTATAGTTTTTTATAATGCTGAAGGAATTGTAATAGCCGGAGGCTTTATTGAAAAATAA
- a CDS encoding LysE family translocator has protein sequence MDLTIFKGIIMGLILSLPFGPVGIYCMELTIREGKWKGYITALGMVTIDVVYSGVALIFLTRVKDYIIKYENYLSLVIGIFLLIISVRKLMNKVEINEIKIDFKSILQNYLTGLGFAIVNISSILIIASVFTVLRVLQPEIPLKKTVIETLIGVGTGGMSLWFLTCTLITHFKKLFSEEKVIKAIKIANIMIFVLALILIIISLKKLILCF, from the coding sequence GTGGACTTAACTATTTTTAAAGGAATAATAATGGGTTTAATACTATCATTGCCTTTTGGTCCTGTTGGTATATATTGCATGGAACTGACCATTCGTGAAGGAAAATGGAAAGGATATATTACTGCTTTAGGAATGGTAACAATTGATGTAGTATATTCAGGAGTGGCTTTGATTTTTTTAACAAGAGTAAAAGATTATATTATAAAATATGAAAATTATCTTTCTTTAGTCATAGGAATATTTTTATTGATAATTTCTGTAAGAAAACTTATGAATAAAGTTGAAATAAATGAAATTAAAATTGATTTTAAAAGTATATTACAAAATTATTTGACAGGGTTGGGCTTTGCAATTGTAAATATATCAAGCATTTTAATAATTGCATCTGTATTTACAGTATTAAGAGTATTGCAACCAGAAATTCCACTAAAAAAGACTGTTATAGAAACTTTAATAGGAGTTGGGACAGGTGGAATGAGTTTATGGTTTTTAACTTGTACTTTGATAACACATTTTAAAAAATTGTTTAGTGAAGAAAAAGTAATAAAGGCTATAAAGATAGCAAATATAATGATATTTGTTTTAGCACTTATTTTAATTATAATATCATTAAAAAAGTTAATTTTATGCTTTTAA